In Zhaonella formicivorans, one DNA window encodes the following:
- the pgeF gene encoding peptidoglycan editing factor PgeF, producing the protein MNSDFQLEQHGKLAYLTIPAFTATNLVNHCFTTRLGGFSQAPFQSLNMALHVGDNPEVVARNRREICSAIGINHLDLVAGEQVHGENIRVAVWEDKGRGAALYKQALLSTDALITRMPGVPLSTYYADCVPIFILDPVTPAIGLAHAGWKGTVLKIGAKTVLRMQAEFGSQPDNCLIGIGPSIGPCCYEVDGRVVERLAANFNVSEQFLQPAPRGKWLLNLWHANAYALQEVGVKAEHISYSRYCTSCNTELFFSYRAEQGKTGRMAALLMLK; encoded by the coding sequence ATGAACAGCGACTTTCAACTAGAGCAGCATGGTAAACTGGCTTATTTAACCATCCCCGCCTTTACGGCCACCAATTTAGTAAACCATTGTTTTACTACCAGGCTGGGTGGCTTTAGCCAAGCGCCTTTTCAAAGTTTAAATATGGCTTTACATGTGGGCGATAACCCTGAGGTGGTTGCGAGAAACCGCCGGGAGATTTGCAGTGCTATAGGAATTAACCATTTGGATTTAGTTGCCGGGGAACAGGTTCACGGGGAAAATATAAGAGTTGCAGTATGGGAGGATAAAGGAAGAGGCGCCGCTCTTTACAAGCAGGCATTGCTGTCGACCGATGCCCTAATCACCAGGATGCCGGGGGTACCTTTAAGCACATATTATGCTGACTGCGTTCCCATCTTTATTTTAGACCCGGTAACCCCTGCTATTGGTTTGGCCCATGCTGGCTGGAAAGGTACGGTGCTGAAGATTGGAGCGAAGACAGTGCTGCGGATGCAAGCTGAGTTCGGCAGTCAACCCGATAACTGCTTGATTGGCATCGGCCCTTCCATTGGACCCTGTTGTTATGAAGTGGACGGGAGAGTGGTGGAAAGATTAGCTGCAAATTTTAACGTCTCCGAACAGTTTCTGCAGCCTGCGCCAAGAGGCAAATGGCTGTTGAACTTATGGCACGCCAATGCTTATGCCTTGCAGGAAGTAGGAGTGAAAGCAGAACATATTAGCTACAGCCGGTATTGCACCAGTTGCAATACGGAATTATTTTTCTCTTACAGGGCCGAGCAAGGTAAAACAGGCAGGATGGCAGCACTGCTCATGCTTAAATAG
- the nrdG gene encoding anaerobic ribonucleoside-triphosphate reductase activating protein, producing the protein MEIRIAGTIPESIVDGPGIRFVVFAQGCNHYCPGCHNPETHPLNGGKVTTVTELYREIKAHKLLKGVTFSGGEPFLQPAAFAELGRKIKGSGMDLVIYTGYLFEELLALAEMDPVIGELLQLADLLVDGPFLLEERDLSLPYRGSRNQRLIKVQESLYSGRAVQLAV; encoded by the coding sequence ATGGAAATCCGCATTGCAGGGACAATCCCGGAAAGCATAGTGGATGGACCGGGAATTAGATTTGTGGTTTTTGCCCAGGGGTGTAACCATTATTGCCCGGGCTGTCATAACCCGGAAACCCATCCGTTAAACGGGGGCAAGGTAACTACTGTAACTGAGCTTTACCGGGAGATTAAAGCCCATAAGCTCTTAAAAGGAGTCACTTTTTCCGGGGGCGAGCCTTTCCTGCAGCCTGCTGCTTTTGCGGAACTCGGGAGGAAAATCAAGGGTTCAGGGATGGATTTAGTCATTTATACTGGTTATCTGTTCGAAGAACTGCTGGCTCTGGCGGAAATGGATCCTGTTATTGGGGAACTACTTCAGCTGGCTGATTTGCTGGTGGACGGACCGTTCCTTTTGGAAGAACGGGATCTAAGCCTTCCTTACCGGGGATCCCGCAACCAGCGGCTGATTAAAGTACAGGAATCCCTGTACAGCGGACGGGCTGTCCAATTGGCAGTCTAA
- the nrdD gene encoding anaerobic ribonucleoside-triphosphate reductase, with protein MFTKIKKRDGRIVDFNEAKITDAIFKAAQAVGGEDRQTAVELTLEVLKNLKNTFNGNIFTVEDVQDVVEKVLIETGHAKTAKAYILYRSKRTRIREAKSDLMDAVEEILAETSRENANVSNSPSAKMLQIASAASKKYYLSRLIPEEFSAAHSRGDIHIHDLDFYAKTLTCVQIPLGELLRNGFDNGHGYIRPPKRPSSATALAAIILQSCQNDMHGGQSFPFFDRDIAPYVVEASEEETYQAMEALIYNLNSMHSRAGAQVPFSSLNIGTDTSEGGRKVTRNLLLAYEKGLGRGENPIFPNIIFRLKEGVNFNPGDPNYDLFKLAIRVASRRMNPTFSFMDSSFNSPYGDQVSYMGCRTRVMANRKGPEITEKRGNLSFTTINLPRLAIRAGGNVDIFYELVDNAIDLAVRQLYHRYQVQAKLKVKDMPFLMGQHIYLDSDNLGENDAIEPAIKHGTLSVGYIGLAETLTALTGKHHGESPDSQALGLQIVEYMRNKIDEYAQRYDLNYTLLATPAEGLSGRFVAIDRKEFGVIPGVTDKEYYTNSFHIPVSFPISLYDKISLEGPYHKFANGGHISYVELKSPPLANTEAVEAILRHMRDNDMGYAGINYPIDFCTTCSHQGVISDETCPVCGAGPIRRVRRITGYFSTVDRFNDAKKAELRDRVAHM; from the coding sequence ATGTTTACCAAGATAAAAAAAAGAGACGGTAGAATTGTGGATTTTAACGAAGCTAAGATTACTGATGCCATTTTTAAAGCGGCTCAAGCCGTGGGCGGCGAAGACAGGCAAACGGCTGTGGAGCTTACTTTGGAAGTATTAAAAAATTTAAAAAACACATTCAATGGCAATATTTTTACTGTTGAAGATGTACAAGATGTTGTGGAGAAAGTGCTGATTGAGACTGGACATGCTAAAACCGCCAAAGCGTATATTTTGTATCGTTCTAAACGTACCCGTATTCGGGAGGCAAAGTCTGATCTAATGGATGCAGTTGAAGAAATTTTGGCGGAAACAAGCAGGGAAAATGCCAATGTCAGCAACTCACCTTCAGCCAAAATGCTGCAGATTGCCAGTGCAGCCAGCAAGAAATACTATCTCAGCCGTTTAATACCGGAAGAATTTTCTGCTGCTCATTCCAGGGGAGATATACATATCCATGACCTTGACTTTTATGCCAAAACCCTTACTTGTGTGCAGATCCCTTTGGGAGAGCTGTTGCGCAACGGTTTCGATAATGGACACGGATATATCCGTCCTCCCAAAAGACCGTCTTCCGCCACCGCGCTGGCTGCCATCATCCTGCAGAGCTGCCAGAATGATATGCATGGCGGGCAATCTTTCCCCTTCTTTGACAGGGATATCGCGCCTTATGTGGTAGAAGCTTCCGAAGAGGAAACTTACCAGGCTATGGAGGCACTGATTTATAATTTAAATTCCATGCATTCGCGGGCTGGGGCTCAGGTTCCTTTCAGCAGTTTAAACATTGGAACTGATACCAGCGAAGGTGGCAGGAAGGTAACCCGCAACCTACTGCTGGCCTACGAAAAAGGTTTGGGTCGAGGAGAAAATCCGATTTTTCCCAATATAATTTTCCGTTTAAAAGAAGGAGTTAACTTTAATCCAGGAGATCCCAACTACGATCTTTTTAAACTGGCTATACGGGTTGCCAGCCGCCGGATGAATCCCACTTTTAGCTTCATGGATTCATCTTTCAACAGTCCTTATGGCGATCAGGTCAGCTATATGGGCTGTCGGACCAGGGTCATGGCTAACAGAAAAGGGCCGGAAATAACGGAGAAGAGGGGCAATCTGTCTTTTACCACTATCAATTTACCCAGACTTGCCATTCGGGCTGGGGGCAATGTGGACATTTTCTATGAGCTGGTGGATAACGCCATTGATCTGGCTGTGAGGCAGTTGTACCACCGTTATCAAGTCCAGGCCAAGCTAAAGGTTAAAGACATGCCGTTCCTGATGGGACAACACATCTATTTGGATTCTGATAATTTAGGTGAAAATGATGCAATTGAACCCGCAATCAAACACGGCACGCTATCAGTAGGCTATATTGGTCTGGCTGAAACTTTAACAGCCCTTACGGGCAAGCATCATGGCGAAAGTCCGGATTCCCAAGCACTGGGGCTGCAAATTGTGGAATATATGCGGAACAAAATAGATGAATACGCGCAAAGATATGACTTAAACTATACGCTACTGGCTACGCCGGCAGAAGGGCTGTCAGGGAGGTTCGTGGCTATTGACCGCAAAGAGTTCGGAGTTATACCGGGGGTTACGGACAAAGAGTACTATACTAATTCATTCCATATTCCGGTAAGCTTTCCCATTTCATTATACGATAAAATTTCCCTGGAAGGGCCTTACCATAAATTTGCTAATGGCGGTCATATCAGTTATGTGGAACTAAAGTCTCCCCCTCTGGCCAATACCGAGGCTGTGGAAGCCATCTTAAGGCATATGAGGGATAACGATATGGGATACGCGGGAATTAACTATCCCATTGATTTTTGTACCACCTGCAGCCACCAGGGGGTAATCAGCGATGAAACATGTCCGGTCTGCGGTGCGGGTCCAATCCGCAGGGTCAGAAGAATTACCGGTTATTTCAGCACTGTAGACCGCTTTAACGATGCTAAAAAGGCCGAATTAAGAGATCGGGTAGCCCATATGTAA
- the nrdR gene encoding transcriptional regulator NrdR — protein sequence MRCPFCGYSDSKVLDSRPADDGHSIRRRRECQDCGKRFTTYEKIEVLPLMVVKKNGQRESFDPNKLLVGLIKACEKRPIAMEKLEAIVRDIEKELLNTMEREVTSEKIGELVMDRLQQLDAVAYVRFASVYREFKDLQTFMHELESLLKKTITEK from the coding sequence TTGCGTTGTCCTTTTTGCGGTTATAGTGATTCTAAAGTATTAGATTCCCGGCCGGCTGATGATGGCCATTCCATACGCAGGCGCAGGGAATGCCAGGATTGCGGCAAGCGTTTTACCACTTATGAAAAGATAGAGGTCCTTCCCCTGATGGTTGTGAAAAAGAATGGACAACGGGAGTCTTTTGATCCCAACAAACTTCTGGTAGGTTTAATCAAAGCATGTGAAAAAAGGCCTATAGCCATGGAAAAGCTAGAGGCTATAGTGAGGGATATAGAGAAGGAATTACTAAATACCATGGAGCGGGAAGTTACTAGCGAGAAAATAGGCGAACTGGTAATGGACAGGCTGCAACAATTGGATGCCGTGGCTTATGTCCGGTTCGCCTCGGTTTACCGGGAATTCAAAGATTTGCAAACTTTTATGCATGAGCTGGAAAGTCTGCTGAAGAAAACAATTACTGAAAAATAG
- a CDS encoding YlmC/YmxH family sporulation protein, producing the protein MLKVSDLRMRDVINVLDGRRLGVIKDIDVDIERGKVTALILPGSGKFMGLFGKNDDIVIPWEKIKKLGVDVILVELQNFTDPRHD; encoded by the coding sequence ATGTTGAAAGTTTCTGATCTGCGGATGCGGGACGTGATCAATGTGTTAGATGGGCGTAGGTTAGGTGTAATTAAGGATATAGATGTTGATATTGAAAGGGGAAAAGTAACTGCTTTAATTTTGCCCGGTTCTGGGAAATTTATGGGGTTATTCGGCAAAAATGATGACATTGTTATCCCTTGGGAGAAGATTAAAAAACTAGGCGTAGACGTAATTTTGGTCGAACTGCAGAACTTCACCGATCCCAGACATGACTGA
- the spoIIR gene encoding stage II sporulation protein R, translating into MQRRGLVILGILFFMGVIGVISLGKTAQPAYNNSNLLRFHVIANSDSLEDQSLKRKVRDRLVEQFGPDFAKVTSLDEARAIIRNKQEEIKKAAYNEVRAWGKDYAVEVTLGNFAFPTKTYGDFTLPAGNYEALRVVLGEGKGQNWWCVLFPPLCFVDISNSLAAKDPAQAVLQGKEEASKQKNAVEIRFKILEVLRRQDQQPEKTRPLRNVI; encoded by the coding sequence GTGCAGAGGAGAGGTTTGGTAATACTGGGGATATTGTTTTTCATGGGGGTTATCGGGGTTATTTCATTGGGTAAAACAGCACAGCCTGCTTATAATAACTCCAACTTGCTCCGTTTTCATGTGATTGCCAATAGCGACTCTTTGGAAGATCAGTCCTTGAAAAGGAAGGTGAGGGACCGGCTGGTTGAACAGTTTGGGCCTGATTTTGCCAAAGTAACATCACTGGACGAGGCCAGAGCAATTATTAGAAACAAACAAGAAGAGATTAAAAAAGCGGCTTATAATGAAGTAAGGGCCTGGGGTAAAGATTATGCCGTGGAAGTAACTTTAGGAAACTTTGCATTTCCTACTAAGACCTATGGAGACTTTACTTTACCGGCAGGTAACTACGAAGCGCTCAGGGTCGTCCTTGGCGAGGGCAAAGGTCAAAACTGGTGGTGTGTATTGTTTCCACCTTTATGTTTCGTGGATATTTCCAACAGCTTGGCTGCAAAAGACCCGGCGCAAGCCGTATTGCAAGGAAAAGAGGAAGCTTCTAAGCAGAAAAATGCAGTGGAAATCAGGTTTAAGATTCTAGAGGTTTTGCGCAGGCAAGATCAACAACCTGAAAAGACCCGTCCCTTAAGGAACGTTATTTAA
- the sigG gene encoding RNA polymerase sporulation sigma factor SigG, which yields MMVNKVEICGVNTSKLPVLSNEVMRQLFKAMQNGDQSAREKLINGNLRLVLSVIQRFTNRGEYVDDLFQVGCIGLMKAIDNFDLEQNVKFSTYAVPMIIGEIRRYLRDNNPIRVSRSLRDVAYKALQVRDALINKNSREPSITEIASELNIPREEIIFALDAIQEPISLFEPIYHDGGDPIFVMDQIGDEKNYDTNWLEGIAVREALSKLTDREKLILTLRFFEGKTQMEVAEEIGISQAQVSRLEKAALSHMKKHI from the coding sequence TTGATGGTCAACAAAGTAGAAATATGCGGCGTCAATACCTCAAAGCTACCGGTTTTATCCAACGAAGTTATGCGACAGCTGTTTAAAGCGATGCAAAACGGAGATCAATCTGCCCGGGAGAAGTTAATAAATGGTAACCTCCGCCTGGTTTTAAGTGTTATCCAGCGTTTCACCAACAGAGGGGAATACGTGGATGATTTGTTTCAAGTCGGCTGCATTGGTTTGATGAAAGCTATTGACAATTTTGACCTGGAGCAGAACGTGAAGTTTTCCACCTATGCCGTCCCAATGATTATTGGTGAGATTCGCAGATACCTAAGGGATAATAACCCAATCCGGGTCAGCAGGTCCCTGCGAGACGTAGCGTATAAAGCACTGCAGGTCAGGGATGCTTTGATCAATAAAAACTCCCGGGAGCCGTCTATTACGGAAATAGCTTCGGAATTAAATATTCCGAGAGAGGAAATTATATTTGCACTGGACGCTATTCAGGAGCCCATTTCTCTGTTTGAACCCATCTACCATGACGGTGGGGATCCTATCTTTGTGATGGATCAGATTGGTGATGAAAAAAATTATGACACCAACTGGTTGGAAGGCATTGCTGTACGGGAAGCGCTAAGTAAGCTCACTGATAGGGAAAAATTGATTCTCACCTTACGGTTTTTTGAAGGCAAAACCCAGATGGAAGTTGCAGAAGAAATAGGAATTTCACAAGCGCAAGTATCAAGGCTTGAAAAAGCAGCTCTAAGTCATATGAAGAAACATATTTAA
- the sigE gene encoding RNA polymerase sporulation sigma factor SigE: MQKKILQAKWSIRLFIMRLLQKLSLLDVVYYVGSSEALPPPLSNDEENILITQLERGNLAVKGVLIERNLRLVVYIARKFENTGVGIEDLVSIGTIGLIKAVNTFDPQKKIKLATYASRCIENEILMHLRRNNKTRVEVSFDEPLNIDWDGNELLLSDVLGTDNDIIYKSIEEEVDKKLLQQAMKKLSAREKKIMEFRFGLVDGIEKTQKEVADLLGISQSYISRLEKRIIKRLRKEINRME; encoded by the coding sequence ATACAGAAAAAGATTTTACAAGCTAAATGGAGTATAAGGCTTTTTATCATGCGCTTATTGCAGAAATTGTCACTTTTAGATGTAGTTTACTACGTTGGTAGCAGCGAAGCTTTGCCCCCGCCGTTATCAAATGATGAGGAAAACATCTTAATTACCCAACTGGAGCGGGGTAATTTGGCGGTCAAAGGGGTGCTGATTGAACGCAATCTTCGGCTTGTAGTTTACATCGCCAGGAAATTTGAAAATACAGGCGTAGGAATAGAGGATTTGGTGTCCATCGGCACCATTGGCTTAATTAAAGCTGTTAACACCTTTGATCCGCAAAAAAAAATTAAGCTTGCTACTTATGCCTCCCGGTGCATTGAGAATGAGATACTGATGCATTTGCGGCGAAATAATAAAACCCGGGTAGAAGTGTCTTTCGATGAGCCGCTGAACATTGACTGGGACGGGAATGAGCTATTGTTATCAGATGTTTTGGGTACCGACAACGATATTATTTATAAATCCATTGAGGAAGAGGTAGACAAAAAACTGCTGCAGCAGGCTATGAAAAAACTTTCAGCCAGGGAGAAGAAGATTATGGAATTCCGTTTCGGGCTGGTGGACGGGATAGAAAAAACCCAGAAGGAGGTAGCCGATCTTTTGGGTATTTCGCAATCATACATATCCAGGTTGGAAAAACGAATTATTAAGCGTTTGCGCAAGGAAATCAATCGGATGGAATAG
- the spoIIGA gene encoding sigma-E processing peptidase SpoIIGA, with translation MGNGYVVYLDVVFLINFLMDFAILWATSKFGHFKTSKKRLALAALLGSTYTLALFLPELHWLFTYGMKFVFSLLMVAIAFFYVSWKRFLAAIGYFYMVAFATAGAMLGAVYFFDSNAESYSVLNGILVSLSNIKAYWLLAGLAVVVLVSRFGAGYLKKSFLASLLHVSVVIRFGNKSVPVRALLDTGNQLKDPLTQHPVMVVEYSVLKKILPEAVRQAFETGEEPELEKLSNLLTDMWWAKRLRLIPFNSIGEKSSMMLAFRPDLVFVQMEEKLVEVRQVVVAVCNRSLSPEGLYRALLHLDMLRETLKT, from the coding sequence GTGGGAAACGGGTATGTAGTCTATTTGGATGTAGTCTTTTTAATCAATTTTCTCATGGATTTTGCGATTCTTTGGGCTACATCCAAATTTGGGCATTTTAAAACCTCCAAAAAGAGGTTAGCGCTGGCTGCTTTGTTGGGTTCCACTTATACCCTGGCCTTATTTCTGCCTGAGCTGCATTGGCTGTTTACCTATGGCATGAAATTTGTGTTTTCGCTCCTAATGGTAGCTATAGCTTTTTTTTACGTGTCTTGGAAGAGGTTTTTGGCCGCAATCGGTTATTTTTACATGGTGGCGTTTGCTACAGCGGGGGCAATGCTTGGGGCCGTTTACTTTTTTGACAGCAATGCTGAAAGTTACAGCGTACTGAACGGAATCCTGGTTTCGCTGAGCAATATTAAAGCCTATTGGCTGCTGGCAGGTTTGGCTGTCGTGGTGCTTGTGAGCCGCTTTGGGGCGGGGTATTTAAAAAAGAGCTTTCTGGCCAGTTTGCTGCATGTGTCGGTGGTAATACGTTTTGGGAATAAATCGGTCCCCGTCAGAGCGCTGCTTGATACCGGCAACCAATTGAAAGACCCGCTTACCCAGCATCCGGTAATGGTGGTGGAATACAGTGTGTTGAAAAAAATCTTGCCTGAAGCAGTTCGGCAAGCTTTCGAAACCGGAGAGGAGCCCGAGCTGGAGAAACTTTCCAATTTGTTGACTGATATGTGGTGGGCCAAGCGTTTACGCCTGATCCCGTTTAACTCGATAGGGGAAAAAAGTAGCATGATGTTAGCTTTTCGACCTGATTTGGTGTTTGTCCAGATGGAGGAAAAACTTGTCGAGGTACGCCAAGTGGTTGTGGCAGTATGTAACAGGTCGCTTTCGCCGGAAGGTTTATACCGGGCTCTGTTACATCTGGATATGCTGCGTGAGACGTTAAAGACATAG
- the ftsZ gene encoding cell division protein FtsZ, translating into MLEFEDMDFQQFAAIKVIGVGGGGNNAVNRMIAAGLQGVEFITVNTDAQALRLSQAPTKLQIGTKLTKGLGAGANPEIGKKAAEESRDEVLKSLQGADMVFVTAGMGGGTGTGAAPVVAEIAKEIGALTVGVVTRPFTFEGRKRADQAEKGILEFRSKVDTLIVIPNDRLLQVADKQTSITEAFRIADDVLRQGVQGISDLIAVPGLINLDFADVKTIMKDTGSALMGIGRASGEKRAAEAAKMAISSPLLETSIEGAKGVLLNITGGGNLGLFEVNEAAEIISSAADPEANIIFGAVIDESLQDEIRVTVIATGFDQKPVKPKLDKELEFKPFTSDDLDIPAFLRRK; encoded by the coding sequence ATGCTGGAATTTGAGGATATGGATTTTCAACAGTTTGCCGCTATCAAAGTCATAGGTGTAGGGGGTGGCGGCAATAACGCCGTGAATAGAATGATTGCAGCAGGTTTGCAGGGTGTGGAGTTTATTACAGTAAATACTGACGCCCAAGCATTGCGTTTGTCCCAAGCTCCTACCAAATTACAGATTGGGACAAAGTTGACCAAGGGACTGGGGGCAGGCGCTAACCCGGAAATAGGGAAAAAGGCTGCTGAAGAGAGCAGGGATGAAGTTTTAAAAAGTTTACAGGGAGCTGATATGGTGTTTGTAACCGCCGGCATGGGCGGTGGAACAGGCACAGGGGCTGCGCCGGTGGTCGCTGAAATCGCCAAGGAAATAGGCGCATTGACTGTAGGTGTGGTAACCAGGCCTTTTACCTTTGAGGGGAGAAAGAGAGCAGACCAGGCAGAGAAAGGTATTCTGGAGTTCAGAAGTAAAGTGGATACTTTAATTGTCATTCCCAATGACAGGCTGCTGCAGGTAGCTGACAAGCAGACCTCCATTACCGAAGCTTTTAGAATTGCCGATGATGTTTTGCGTCAGGGTGTGCAGGGTATTTCCGACTTGATTGCTGTCCCCGGTTTAATAAACCTGGATTTTGCCGATGTTAAAACAATCATGAAGGACACAGGTTCTGCCTTGATGGGTATCGGCAGGGCCAGTGGAGAAAAGAGAGCAGCCGAGGCGGCGAAAATGGCCATCTCCAGTCCGCTTTTAGAAACTTCCATTGAAGGAGCCAAAGGAGTGCTTTTAAATATCACCGGCGGCGGGAATTTGGGCCTGTTCGAGGTAAATGAAGCGGCTGAAATCATCTCTTCTGCTGCTGACCCTGAAGCTAATATCATTTTTGGGGCAGTAATTGACGAAAGTTTGCAGGATGAAATCAGGGTTACTGTCATCGCTACCGGCTTTGATCAAAAGCCGGTAAAACCGAAGCTTGACAAGGAACTGGAGTTTAAGCCTTTTACTTCCGATGACTTAGATATTCCCGCTTTCTTAAGAAGAAAATAA
- the ftsA gene encoding cell division protein FtsA, whose translation MQKLPKKNVIVGLDIGTSKVVAVVGEIGEEGQVNVIGVGECASVGLRKGTIVDIENTAKSVEKAVEKAEQMSGVNIDSAFVGITGPHIASLNNRGVVAVASHDREISAEDATRVLQAAKVIALPADRKIIHVLPRQYIVDGYDGIVDPVGMSGSRLEVETNIVTGAGTSIQNTIKSVTRAGIQVEALVFNALASAEAALVPAEKELGALLVDIGGGTTELALYEQGSLWFASVIPIGGDHVTSDLAVGLRTPIMEAEKIKKKYGCVLQALMPDDDYIEVPNVGGNEVRRVSRKLLASIIEPRMQEIFSLVKSELKRCGYKGVLPGGVVLTGGSALMDGLVQLAGSEMNMPVRVGMPCNVGGMADIVNSPAYATALGILTYGSRNVAFLQAAPTADPLFGGLLSRFFSWFKEIF comes from the coding sequence GTGCAAAAGTTGCCCAAAAAAAATGTAATAGTTGGCTTGGATATTGGTACCAGCAAAGTTGTAGCAGTGGTAGGAGAAATAGGAGAAGAAGGCCAAGTTAATGTCATCGGCGTCGGGGAATGTGCCTCTGTGGGTTTGCGCAAAGGAACTATTGTGGACATTGAAAATACTGCCAAATCCGTAGAAAAAGCTGTGGAAAAGGCTGAACAAATGAGTGGGGTGAATATTGACTCCGCTTTTGTAGGTATAACAGGACCCCATATTGCCTCGTTAAACAACCGTGGGGTAGTGGCGGTGGCCAGCCACGATCGCGAAATCTCCGCTGAGGATGCTACACGGGTTTTACAGGCTGCCAAAGTGATAGCGTTGCCTGCTGACCGCAAAATAATCCATGTTTTGCCAAGGCAATACATAGTTGATGGTTATGATGGAATTGTAGATCCGGTGGGAATGTCAGGCTCCCGGCTGGAAGTAGAGACCAACATAGTTACCGGGGCTGGTACTTCCATTCAAAATACGATTAAAAGTGTAACCAGGGCAGGAATACAAGTAGAAGCTTTGGTTTTTAATGCTCTGGCTTCTGCCGAGGCAGCTTTAGTACCGGCTGAAAAAGAGTTGGGAGCGCTTTTGGTGGATATAGGAGGAGGAACCACCGAACTGGCTCTGTACGAACAAGGAAGCCTTTGGTTTGCATCCGTAATTCCCATCGGCGGCGATCATGTTACCAGCGATTTAGCTGTAGGATTGCGTACACCTATTATGGAGGCGGAAAAGATCAAAAAGAAGTACGGTTGTGTTTTGCAGGCCTTGATGCCGGACGATGATTATATCGAGGTTCCCAACGTGGGTGGCAATGAAGTGCGCCGGGTATCCCGTAAACTTCTGGCCTCCATTATTGAGCCCAGGATGCAGGAGATTTTCAGCTTGGTCAAGTCAGAGCTTAAACGTTGCGGCTATAAAGGGGTATTACCCGGCGGGGTGGTGCTTACGGGCGGGAGCGCATTGATGGACGGGCTGGTGCAGTTAGCCGGCAGTGAAATGAATATGCCGGTGCGGGTAGGTATGCCCTGCAATGTAGGTGGAATGGCGGATATTGTAAATTCCCCCGCATATGCAACAGCTCTGGGGATTTTAACTTATGGGTCCCGTAACGTAGCTTTCTTGCAAGCGGCACCAACTGCAGACCCCCTATTTGGCGGTTTGCTGTCCCGCTTTTTTTCCTGGTTCAAAGAAATTTTTTAA
- a CDS encoding small basic family protein — MWLPLLGLLIGVLIGLLFPYQIPVAYAKYMSVAALAALDSVFGGLRSGMENKFDSGIFLSGFFSNTLLAGLLAYIGDQLGVELYMAAVFAFGVRLFQNLAIIRRFLLKK; from the coding sequence ATGTGGCTTCCTCTTCTAGGGCTTTTAATAGGGGTTTTAATAGGCTTATTATTTCCTTACCAAATACCTGTAGCTTATGCTAAATACATGTCGGTGGCCGCTTTGGCTGCCTTAGACTCGGTCTTTGGCGGGTTAAGGTCCGGCATGGAAAATAAATTCGACAGCGGAATTTTTTTGTCCGGCTTTTTTAGCAATACCCTTTTAGCGGGACTTTTGGCTTATATAGGTGATCAGTTGGGCGTAGAGTTATATATGGCAGCTGTGTTCGCTTTTGGAGTCAGGCTATTTCAGAATCTAGCCATTATCCGCCGGTTTTTACTTAAAAAATAG